From Pandoraea norimbergensis, the proteins below share one genomic window:
- a CDS encoding histone deacetylase family protein, with protein MQAFYSDHFVLPLPPGHRFPMQKYARLRERVASELPHVTLAEALPADDTMLRRVHSAEYVARVSTGALDAKEQRDIGFPWSTQMVERSRRSAGATVAACRAALIDGVAANLAGGTHHAYADRGEGFCVFNDAAVAARAMQAELGPGTRVAIIDLDVHQGNGTAAIFEHDASVFTLSMHGEHNYPFHKARGDLDVALPDRCGDDEYLIALGHALTDLFAQFTPSLVIYLAGADPLENDRLGRLALSHDGLLARDRKVLTACVERGLPVAIAMAGGYGRDIEQTVAAHFATLRLASQFQRTGRRLQDVSVHDILV; from the coding sequence ATGCAAGCGTTTTACAGCGACCATTTTGTCCTGCCTCTGCCCCCCGGGCACCGCTTCCCCATGCAGAAGTACGCGCGACTGCGTGAGCGCGTAGCGTCTGAGTTGCCGCACGTGACGCTGGCGGAAGCGCTGCCCGCCGACGACACGATGTTGCGCAGGGTGCACTCGGCCGAATACGTGGCCCGTGTCAGCACCGGGGCACTCGATGCCAAAGAACAACGCGATATCGGCTTCCCGTGGTCGACGCAGATGGTCGAGCGCTCGCGCCGTTCCGCCGGGGCGACGGTCGCCGCGTGCCGGGCGGCGCTGATCGACGGCGTCGCAGCGAATCTGGCCGGTGGCACCCATCATGCCTACGCTGATCGTGGCGAAGGGTTCTGCGTGTTCAACGACGCCGCGGTTGCCGCCCGTGCCATGCAGGCCGAGCTCGGTCCCGGCACCCGCGTTGCGATCATTGACCTCGACGTCCATCAGGGCAACGGTACGGCGGCGATATTCGAACACGACGCCAGCGTATTCACCTTGTCGATGCACGGCGAACACAATTACCCGTTTCACAAGGCCCGCGGCGATCTCGACGTGGCATTGCCCGACCGCTGCGGCGACGACGAGTATCTGATTGCGCTTGGCCACGCGTTGACGGACCTGTTCGCGCAATTCACGCCGTCGCTCGTGATTTATCTCGCCGGGGCCGATCCCCTGGAAAACGATCGGCTTGGGCGCCTGGCGCTTTCGCATGACGGTCTGCTCGCCCGTGACCGCAAGGTGCTGACGGCTTGTGTCGAGCGCGGCTTGCCCGTCGCCATTGCGATGGCCGGCGGTTACGGGCGCGACATCGAACAGACCGTCGCCGCCCATTTCGCTACCCTCCGGCTGGCCAGCCAGTTCCAGCGCACCGGCCGCCGTCTTCAGGACGTGTCCGTGCACGACATTCTCGTATGA
- a CDS encoding phasin family protein produces the protein MSFLTPEQLAAAHKANLETLFGLTNKAFEGVEKLVELNLQAVKASLAESASTAQKAFAVKDAQELLALQANLVQPAAEKALAYGRHLYEIASSTQAEVTKVAEAQLAESSQNVQALFDNLAKNAPAGSESAVALAKSALSAANSAFDSVQKATKQAVEIAETNFAAATNVATKAAAQASRAATAAKK, from the coding sequence ATGTCGTTTCTGACCCCCGAGCAACTCGCTGCCGCCCACAAGGCCAACCTTGAAACCCTGTTTGGCCTGACCAACAAAGCCTTTGAAGGCGTTGAAAAGCTCGTCGAACTGAACCTGCAAGCCGTGAAGGCATCGCTGGCAGAATCCGCTTCGACCGCGCAAAAGGCTTTCGCTGTGAAGGACGCGCAGGAATTGCTCGCTCTGCAAGCTAACCTGGTCCAGCCGGCTGCCGAAAAGGCACTCGCCTACGGCCGTCACCTGTATGAAATCGCTTCGTCGACGCAAGCCGAAGTGACCAAGGTGGCCGAAGCCCAACTGGCAGAAAGCTCGCAGAATGTGCAAGCGCTGTTCGACAACCTGGCCAAGAACGCACCGGCCGGTTCGGAGTCGGCAGTTGCACTCGCCAAGTCGGCCCTGTCCGCTGCCAACAGCGCATTCGACAGCGTGCAGAAGGCAACCAAGCAAGCCGTTGAAATCGCTGAAACGAACTTTGCTGCCGCGACCAACGTTGCAACGAAGGCTGCTGCTCAAGCCTCGCGCGCCGCGACCGCTGCCAAGAAGTAA
- the lpdA gene encoding dihydrolipoyl dehydrogenase: MSLIEVKVPDIGAEGVDVIEVMIKPGDKVAKDASLITLESDKASMEVPSEVSGTVKEVKIKVGDKASQGTLIAIIEAEDAGAAKAAAPAAAPAKAAPAAAPAAPAAPAAPAPAPAAASHSGGADTECEVVVLGAGPGGYSAAFRSADLGRKTVLIERYATLGGVCLNVGCIPSKALLHTAAVLEEAQSLGHHGISFAKPEVDLDKLRAYKDSVVGKLTGGLAGMAKMRKVEVLHGVGTFLDPNHIEVVAADGSKRVVKFAQAIIAAGSQAVKLPFLPEDPRIVDSTGALELRQLPKKMLVIGGGIIGLEMATVYSALGTEIDVVEMLDGLMQGADRDLVKVWEKMNAKRFGRVMLKTKTVGAEAKADGIYVKFEGEAAPAEPQRYDLVLVAVGRSPNGKKIGAEKAGVSVGDRGFISVDKQMRTNVPNIFAIGDVVGQPMLAHKAVHEAHVAAEAAAGEKAYFDAIQIPSVAYTDPEVAWAGKTEDQLKAEGVKYGKAVFPWAASGRAIANGRDEGFTKVLFDEETHRIVGGAIVGTHAGDLIGELCLAVEMGADAVDIGKTIHPHPTLSESVGMAAEIYEGVCTDVPPPRKK; this comes from the coding sequence ATGAGTCTCATTGAAGTCAAGGTGCCGGATATCGGCGCAGAGGGCGTGGATGTCATCGAAGTGATGATCAAGCCCGGCGACAAGGTCGCCAAGGATGCGTCACTCATCACGCTGGAGTCCGACAAGGCCTCCATGGAAGTGCCCTCGGAAGTGTCGGGCACGGTCAAGGAAGTGAAGATCAAGGTGGGCGACAAGGCGAGCCAGGGCACGCTGATCGCTATCATCGAAGCCGAAGATGCAGGCGCTGCGAAAGCCGCTGCACCGGCAGCCGCACCCGCCAAGGCCGCTCCCGCAGCAGCACCGGCCGCACCCGCAGCGCCCGCTGCACCGGCCCCGGCTCCGGCGGCCGCCTCGCATAGCGGCGGCGCCGACACCGAGTGCGAAGTGGTCGTGCTGGGCGCTGGCCCCGGCGGCTACTCGGCAGCATTCCGTTCGGCTGATCTGGGTCGCAAGACCGTGCTGATCGAACGTTACGCAACGCTCGGTGGCGTGTGCCTGAACGTAGGCTGCATTCCCTCGAAGGCACTGCTGCACACGGCGGCAGTTCTCGAAGAGGCACAGTCGCTGGGTCACCACGGCATTTCGTTCGCCAAGCCGGAAGTCGATCTCGACAAGCTGCGTGCGTACAAGGACAGCGTGGTCGGCAAGCTCACGGGCGGTCTGGCCGGCATGGCCAAGATGCGTAAGGTCGAAGTGCTGCACGGCGTGGGCACGTTCCTTGACCCGAACCATATCGAAGTGGTCGCGGCCGACGGCAGCAAGCGCGTGGTGAAGTTCGCTCAGGCGATCATCGCAGCCGGCTCGCAAGCCGTGAAGCTGCCGTTCCTGCCGGAAGATCCGCGCATCGTCGATTCGACGGGTGCACTGGAACTGCGCCAGTTGCCAAAGAAGATGCTGGTCATCGGCGGCGGCATCATCGGGCTGGAAATGGCCACGGTGTACAGCGCACTCGGCACTGAAATCGATGTTGTCGAAATGCTCGACGGCCTGATGCAAGGCGCCGACCGCGATCTGGTCAAGGTTTGGGAAAAGATGAACGCGAAGCGCTTCGGCCGCGTCATGCTCAAGACCAAGACGGTGGGCGCGGAAGCCAAGGCTGACGGGATTTACGTCAAGTTCGAAGGCGAGGCCGCACCGGCCGAACCGCAGCGTTACGACCTCGTGCTGGTGGCCGTCGGCCGCAGTCCGAACGGCAAGAAGATCGGTGCCGAAAAGGCAGGCGTGTCGGTGGGCGATCGCGGTTTCATTTCGGTCGACAAGCAGATGCGCACGAATGTGCCGAACATCTTCGCGATCGGCGACGTCGTCGGTCAGCCGATGCTGGCGCATAAGGCCGTGCACGAAGCGCACGTGGCTGCCGAGGCTGCTGCGGGCGAGAAGGCTTACTTCGACGCCATTCAGATTCCGTCGGTGGCTTACACCGATCCGGAAGTGGCATGGGCCGGCAAGACCGAAGACCAGTTGAAGGCGGAAGGCGTGAAGTACGGTAAGGCCGTGTTCCCGTGGGCTGCGTCGGGTCGTGCGATTGCCAACGGTCGCGACGAAGGCTTCACCAAGGTGCTGTTCGATGAAGAAACGCATCGCATCGTCGGTGGCGCGATTGTCGGGACGCACGCAGGCGACCTGATCGGCGAACTCTGTCTGGCTGTCGAGATGGGCGCCGACGCGGTGGATATCGGCAAGACGATCCACCCGCACCCGACGCTGTCGGAGTCGGTGGGTATGGCCGCCGAGATCTACGAAGGTGTCTGCACCGACGTGCCGCCGCCGCGCAAGAAGTAA
- a CDS encoding Ntn hydrolase family protein, which produces MTTVVVVRKAGEIAIAADSLVTFGDTRLSQSYEENRKVFLVGDSYIGLAGTTAHFPVMRAILSGMSDECRLHSRDEVFRTFCRVHQKLKEEYFLNTKEEEDDPYESSQITCVIANPTGIYGVYSYREVFVFDRFWGIGSGRNYALGAMYALYDQDLSASAIAEAGVKAGAEFDKSSAGPFQVHTFPIDTTIKS; this is translated from the coding sequence ATGACCACCGTGGTAGTCGTCAGGAAAGCGGGTGAAATCGCGATTGCCGCCGATTCACTCGTGACGTTCGGCGACACGCGACTGTCGCAGTCGTACGAGGAAAACCGCAAGGTGTTTCTCGTGGGCGACTCGTATATCGGGCTGGCCGGTACGACGGCGCATTTCCCGGTCATGCGTGCCATTCTCTCGGGCATGAGCGACGAGTGCCGTCTGCACTCGCGCGATGAGGTGTTCCGCACGTTCTGCCGCGTCCATCAGAAGCTCAAGGAAGAGTATTTCCTCAATACGAAGGAGGAAGAAGACGATCCGTACGAGTCGTCGCAGATCACTTGCGTGATTGCGAATCCGACCGGTATCTACGGCGTTTATTCCTACCGGGAAGTGTTTGTTTTCGATCGCTTCTGGGGCATCGGCTCGGGACGCAACTATGCGCTCGGTGCCATGTATGCCCTCTACGATCAGGATCTGAGCGCAAGCGCCATCGCCGAGGCCGGCGTCAAGGCGGGCGCAGAATTCGACAAGAGTTCTGCCGGCCCGTTTCAGGTGCACACGTTTCCGATCGATACCACCATCAAGTCATAA
- the aceF gene encoding dihydrolipoyllysine-residue acetyltransferase: MSQVIEVKVPDIGDFKDLPVIEVLVKAGDKIDAEQALITLESDKATMDVPSPVAGVIKALSLKVGDEVSEGSLILTLETVNGSGAQANGAAAPAAAPAAAPQAAPAAASAPVAAPAPAAPAAPAAAGGTSKIDVKVPDIGGYDDVPVIEVLVKVGDTVTAEQSLVTLESDKASMDVPSPAAGVVKEIKVNVGDKVSEGSLIVVLEGAAAAPAKAAAAPAPAPQAAAPAPAPAPAPAAPAPAPAAAAAPAPQSGSQPISHASPSVRKFARELGVEVTQVKGTGPKGRVTVDDVRNFIKSALAGGNRAAAAGGAPAGGGELNLLPWPKIDFSKFGPVEPKALSRIKKISGANLHRNWVMIPHVTNNDEADITELEAFRVQLNKENEKAGVKVTMLAFVIKAVVMALKKFPTFNASLDGDNLVFKQYFHVGFAADTPNGLVVPVVRDADKKGVFEIARETSDLAKLAREGKLKPDQMQGGCFSISSLGGIGGTTFTPIINAPEVAILGLSRSYQKPVWDDRKQQFLPQLTLPLSLSYDHRVIDGAEAARFNAYLGQLLADFRRAML; encoded by the coding sequence ATGAGTCAAGTGATCGAAGTGAAAGTCCCGGACATCGGCGACTTCAAGGACTTGCCCGTGATCGAAGTACTGGTCAAGGCGGGTGACAAGATCGACGCCGAGCAGGCGCTGATCACCCTGGAGTCGGACAAGGCCACGATGGATGTGCCGAGCCCGGTTGCCGGTGTTATCAAGGCACTGAGCCTGAAAGTTGGCGATGAAGTGTCGGAAGGTTCGCTGATCCTGACGCTCGAGACCGTCAACGGGTCGGGCGCACAAGCCAACGGCGCTGCTGCCCCGGCAGCCGCACCTGCCGCTGCACCGCAAGCCGCACCTGCCGCCGCTTCGGCGCCGGTAGCTGCGCCGGCACCCGCAGCACCGGCCGCGCCGGCTGCCGCTGGCGGCACGAGCAAGATCGACGTGAAGGTGCCGGATATCGGCGGCTACGACGATGTGCCCGTGATCGAAGTGCTGGTCAAGGTGGGCGACACCGTGACGGCTGAGCAATCGCTGGTCACGCTGGAATCGGACAAGGCGTCGATGGACGTGCCGAGCCCGGCCGCTGGCGTGGTCAAGGAAATCAAGGTCAATGTCGGCGACAAGGTCTCCGAAGGTTCGTTGATCGTGGTGCTCGAAGGTGCTGCTGCCGCACCGGCCAAGGCCGCTGCTGCCCCGGCCCCCGCACCGCAAGCCGCTGCCCCGGCCCCGGCGCCTGCACCTGCACCTGCTGCCCCGGCACCCGCCCCGGCGGCTGCCGCAGCCCCGGCACCCCAATCGGGTAGCCAGCCGATTAGCCACGCCAGCCCGTCGGTGCGCAAGTTTGCGCGCGAGCTGGGTGTGGAAGTCACGCAGGTCAAGGGAACCGGTCCGAAGGGCCGTGTGACCGTCGACGACGTGCGCAACTTTATCAAGAGCGCGCTGGCCGGTGGTAATCGTGCGGCGGCCGCGGGTGGTGCACCCGCAGGCGGTGGCGAGCTGAACCTGCTGCCGTGGCCGAAGATCGACTTCTCGAAGTTCGGTCCGGTCGAGCCGAAGGCACTCTCGCGCATCAAGAAGATTTCGGGTGCGAACCTGCATCGCAACTGGGTCATGATCCCGCACGTCACGAACAACGACGAAGCGGACATCACCGAACTCGAAGCCTTCCGCGTGCAACTGAACAAGGAAAACGAGAAGGCTGGCGTCAAGGTCACGATGCTGGCGTTCGTCATCAAGGCCGTCGTGATGGCCCTGAAGAAATTCCCGACGTTCAACGCAAGTCTCGACGGCGACAACCTCGTCTTCAAGCAGTACTTCCATGTGGGCTTCGCGGCCGACACGCCGAATGGTCTGGTCGTGCCGGTCGTGCGCGATGCCGACAAGAAGGGCGTGTTCGAAATCGCCCGCGAGACGTCGGACCTGGCCAAGCTCGCCCGCGAAGGCAAGCTCAAGCCGGATCAGATGCAAGGCGGTTGCTTCTCGATCTCGTCGCTCGGCGGTATTGGCGGCACCACGTTCACGCCGATCATCAATGCGCCCGAAGTGGCCATTCTGGGTCTGTCGCGTTCGTATCAGAAGCCTGTGTGGGATGACCGCAAGCAACAGTTCCTGCCGCAACTGACGCTGCCGTTGTCGCTGTCCTACGATCACCGCGTGATCGATGGCGCAGAGGCGGCTCGCTTCAATGCTTACCTGGGCCAACTGTTGGCGGACTTCCGTCGCGCAATGCTGTAA